Sequence from the Thermomonas sp. HDW16 genome:
CTCCAGCCGACGCACCAGTCGCTGCGCAAGGATGCCATTGACCGTGGACGTCAGCAGGTAGTCCTCCACGCCCATGTCCAGCAAACGGGTGATGCCGCCCGCTGCATTGTTGGTATGCAGCGTGCTCAGCACCAGGTGGCCGGTCAGCGCGGACTGGATGGCGATGCGTGCGGTCTCGAGGTCGCGCATTTCGCCGATCATGATGATGTCCGGATCCTGGCGGACGATGCTGCGCAGCGCGTTGGCGAAGTCCAGCCCGATCTGCGGCTTGGCCTGGATCTGGTTGATGCCGTCGATCTGGTACTCGATCGGATCCTCGACGGTGATGATCTTGACGTCAGGCGTGTTGAGCTTGCTCAGCGCGGTGTACAGCGTGGTGGTCTTGCCGGAACCGGTGGGGCCGGTGACCAGCAGGATGCCGTGCGGCTGTTCCAGGATTTTCTGGAAGCGCGGCATGAAGTGGTCGCCGAAACCGAGCTTGCCGAAATCCAGCACCACGGTTTCGCGATCCAGCAGGCGCATCACCACCGATTCGCCGTGCGCGGTCGGCACCGTGCTGACGCGCAGGTCGAGTTCCTTGCCCTGCACCCGCGCCATGATCCGGCCGTCCTGCGGCAGGCGGCGCTCGGCGATGTTCAATTTCGCCATGATCTTGATGCGCGAAATCACCGCGGCGGTGAGGTTCACCGGCGGGCTCTCGCCCTCTTCCAGCACGCCGTCGATGCGGTAACGCACCTTCAGCCGGTTCTCGAACGGCTCGATATGGATGTCGGACGCGCGCAGTTCCACCGCGCGCTGGATGACCAGGTTGACCAAGCGGATCACCGGGGCTTCGGAAGCCAGATCGCGTAGGTGCTCGACATCGTCGAAGCTTTCCTCGCCTTCGGCGCCTTCGACGATGCCCTCCATCGCGCTGCGGCCCTGGCCGTGCCAGCGTTCGATCAACTCGTCGATCTCGCTGCGCAATGCCACCGCCGGCCGCGGCTCGCGCCCGCTGGCCAGGCGTACCGCCTCCAGCACGTACGCATCCTGCGGATCGGCCAGCAGCACGTCGATGCCGTCGGCATCCACCGCCACCGGCACCACGTGGAATTGCTTCATGAATTTCAACCCCAGCGCCACCTCGTCCGGCGGCAGCTCCGGCACGTCCTTGGCGCTACGCAACGGCAAGTCCAACTCGGCGGCACAGGCCTCGGCGTGGTCGCGTTCGGAGACCAGTCCCAGGCGCGCCAACAGGGAGAGCAGGCCACCACCGGTTTCTTCCTGCAGGCGGTGCGCGCGGGCCAAGTCGGCCTCTTTCAATTTTCCGCGCTGCAGGAGCAACGCGGCGATTCGCTCGTCGGCGCTATCGGGGATTGCAATATCGCTGGGGACTGCGCTCACGTGAATCGACTCCGGTATGCGCTGCGAACTCTAGCAGGCCGCGGCCCCGCTCACCCCACCCACGCCCTTGCATTGCGGAACATCCGCAGCCACGGCGAATCCTCCGGCCAGTCGCGCGGCGCCCAGCTGAAGTTGGCGCTGCGCAAGGTGCGTTCCGGGTGCGGCATCAGGATGGTGGCGCGACCATCGCGGCTGCTGACGCCGGCGATGCCGTCGGGCGAGCCGTTCGGGTTGGCCGGGTAACTGCTGGCCACCTGGCCGCCTTCGACATAGCGCAGGGCTACATCGACGGCAGAGCGATCCAGCGTGCTGTCGAACACCGCGCGGCCTTCACCATGCGCCACCGCCACCGGGATGCGCGAACCGGCCATGCCGCGCAGGAACAGCGAGGGCGACTCCGCCACTTCCAGCAGCGCAAGCCGCGCTTCGTACTGCTCGCTGGCATTGCGCTGGAAGGTCGGCCAGTGTTCGGCGCCGGGGATGATGCCGCGCAGCTGCGCCAGCATCTG
This genomic interval carries:
- the gspE gene encoding type II secretion system ATPase GspE is translated as MSAVPSDIAIPDSADERIAALLLQRGKLKEADLARAHRLQEETGGGLLSLLARLGLVSERDHAEACAAELDLPLRSAKDVPELPPDEVALGLKFMKQFHVVPVAVDADGIDVLLADPQDAYVLEAVRLASGREPRPAVALRSEIDELIERWHGQGRSAMEGIVEGAEGEESFDDVEHLRDLASEAPVIRLVNLVIQRAVELRASDIHIEPFENRLKVRYRIDGVLEEGESPPVNLTAAVISRIKIMAKLNIAERRLPQDGRIMARVQGKELDLRVSTVPTAHGESVVMRLLDRETVVLDFGKLGFGDHFMPRFQKILEQPHGILLVTGPTGSGKTTTLYTALSKLNTPDVKIITVEDPIEYQIDGINQIQAKPQIGLDFANALRSIVRQDPDIIMIGEMRDLETARIAIQSALTGHLVLSTLHTNNAAGGITRLLDMGVEDYLLTSTVNGILAQRLVRRLEPTHAEKYLASPEEIEKFGLRRHQPQGEIFLYRPKPSALSPTGYLGRTTIMELLVMDDEVRRAVMRHAGMDEIEKLARQAGMATMYEVGIAKALRGETTIEEVLRVTEDA